A part of Thermus oshimai DSM 12092 genomic DNA contains:
- a CDS encoding tetratricopeptide repeat protein, translated as MGGMGVLEALHHGDYETAIEALTRKALFGRKEEAKEALLLLAEVHSLYGEEGLERAHQALEEAYELGGVEHLPLYRALLAELLALEGRSEREVLPLFLPTEDPRARYHQAQALFYLGRFEEVLRTLKEGLPAFLAWRAEGLKGRALERLGRFGEAALAYEEGAGIALGLERYWLLLDAAAMWLEAGEGERALLALKEAEEAVGEEGPEDGATRHYLLARAHLLLGNPTLALEAIGKALELEEESGHRAYGTPLVKGQALLQLGRYAEAMESFREALRRAEPGERPYVLHEMGVAALDQGAYLEAEEHLRALLKEEGYPYRASARADLAEALYRQGRYGEAEEEARRAIAEGALAQGELVLGHIAYDLMHLEEALEHYRRAAEAADEGSRDWTAAQEMVVDTLAQLGYRHPEEMVARAQAVLPYLHPTDEWHATLSAYLERARALLQGGRRLN; from the coding sequence ATGGGGGGCATGGGGGTCCTGGAGGCCCTACACCACGGCGACTACGAGACGGCCATAGAGGCCCTTACCCGGAAGGCCCTCTTCGGCCGGAAGGAGGAGGCCAAGGAGGCCCTTCTCCTCCTGGCCGAGGTCCACAGCCTCTACGGGGAGGAGGGCCTGGAGCGGGCCCACCAGGCCCTGGAGGAGGCCTACGAGCTTGGGGGGGTGGAGCACCTGCCCCTTTACCGGGCCCTTCTGGCCGAGCTTCTGGCCCTCGAGGGCCGCTCGGAGCGGGAGGTCCTCCCCCTTTTCCTCCCCACGGAGGACCCCCGGGCCCGCTACCACCAGGCCCAGGCCCTCTTCTACCTGGGCCGGTTTGAGGAGGTCCTAAGGACCCTGAAGGAGGGCCTTCCCGCCTTCCTGGCCTGGCGGGCGGAGGGGCTTAAGGGCAGGGCCTTGGAGCGCCTGGGGCGCTTTGGGGAGGCCGCCCTTGCCTACGAGGAGGGGGCGGGGATCGCCCTGGGCCTCGAGCGCTACTGGCTCCTTCTGGACGCGGCCGCCATGTGGCTGGAGGCGGGGGAGGGCGAAAGGGCCCTTCTGGCCTTGAAGGAGGCGGAGGAGGCGGTGGGGGAGGAGGGCCCGGAGGACGGGGCCACCCGCCACTACCTCCTGGCCCGGGCCCACCTCCTCCTGGGGAACCCCACCCTGGCCCTGGAGGCCATCGGGAAGGCCCTGGAGCTGGAGGAGGAAAGCGGCCACAGGGCCTACGGCACCCCCTTGGTGAAGGGCCAGGCCCTCCTCCAGCTTGGGCGCTACGCGGAGGCCATGGAGAGCTTCCGGGAGGCCCTAAGGCGGGCGGAGCCCGGGGAGAGGCCCTACGTGCTCCACGAGATGGGGGTGGCGGCCTTGGACCAGGGGGCCTACCTCGAGGCCGAGGAGCACCTCCGGGCCCTTCTGAAGGAGGAGGGCTACCCCTACCGGGCCTCCGCCCGGGCGGACCTGGCCGAGGCCCTGTACCGCCAGGGCCGCTACGGGGAGGCGGAGGAGGAGGCAAGGAGGGCCATAGCGGAAGGGGCCTTGGCCCAGGGGGAGCTGGTGCTCGGGCACATCGCCTACGACCTCATGCACCTGGAGGAGGCCCTGGAGCACTACCGGCGCGCGGCGGAGGCCGCGGACGAAGGGAGCCGAGACTGGACCGCGGCCCAGGAGATGGTGGTGGACACCCTGGCCCAGCTGGGCTACCGCCACCCCGAGGAGATGGTGGCCAGGGCCCAGGCCGTTCTCCCGTACCTCCACCCCACGGACGAGTGGCACGCGACCCTTTCCGCCTACCTGGAGCGGGCCCGGGCCCTGCTCCAGGGGGGGAGGCGGTTGAACTAA
- a CDS encoding DUF4388 domain-containing protein produces the protein MIRATLEELDLGELLKALEANRKNAVVTFQGRIYGRVHLLGGRILYARTEPGPHLGEYLVRLGHLSLEEVQELVERQGRENPGTPLGALALELGLIGEEELKEALWAQVLEALATLLGEKEGEILAEPFTEGSQVALPETLDTGAALMEAARRLDEWRRGQVDPDAVFQLSGDPTRHPLTPEAWAVLEQLDGVRRARSVALLSGLPEEEVYHLLYELLGRGLIRPSALAPEDPLVLVLAESGVVRRLLLYLLEAHRFRVQLAKDLEMALRLLKERPKGIILQGERALEAARRIRALPEGRLASLYLVSETPPGLLFRPLRVLHLPKPLRSQEVLKALAPLRGGT, from the coding sequence ATGATCCGGGCCACCCTGGAAGAGCTGGACCTGGGCGAACTCCTAAAAGCCCTGGAAGCGAACCGCAAGAACGCGGTGGTCACCTTCCAGGGGAGGATTTACGGCCGGGTCCACCTCCTCGGGGGGCGCATCCTCTACGCCCGCACGGAGCCGGGGCCCCACCTGGGGGAGTACCTGGTGCGGCTCGGCCACCTCTCCTTGGAAGAGGTGCAGGAGCTGGTGGAGCGCCAGGGGCGGGAGAACCCGGGCACCCCCTTGGGGGCCCTGGCCCTGGAGCTCGGGCTCATCGGGGAGGAGGAGCTCAAGGAGGCCCTCTGGGCCCAGGTCCTGGAGGCCCTGGCCACCCTTCTTGGGGAAAAGGAGGGGGAGATCCTGGCCGAGCCCTTCACCGAGGGAAGCCAGGTGGCCCTGCCCGAGACCCTGGATACGGGCGCGGCCCTCATGGAGGCGGCCCGCAGGCTGGACGAGTGGCGCCGGGGCCAGGTGGACCCGGACGCGGTCTTCCAGCTTTCCGGCGACCCCACCCGCCACCCCCTCACCCCCGAGGCCTGGGCGGTGCTGGAGCAGCTGGACGGGGTGCGGCGGGCCCGGAGCGTGGCCCTCCTCTCCGGCCTCCCCGAGGAGGAGGTCTACCACCTCCTCTACGAGCTTCTGGGCCGGGGGCTCATCCGCCCCTCCGCCCTGGCCCCCGAGGACCCCTTGGTCCTGGTTCTGGCGGAAAGCGGGGTGGTGCGGAGGCTTCTCCTCTACCTCCTGGAGGCCCACCGCTTCCGCGTACAGCTTGCCAAGGACCTGGAGATGGCCCTGCGCCTCCTCAAGGAAAGGCCCAAGGGCATCATCCTCCAGGGGGAAAGGGCCTTGGAGGCCGCCCGCCGCATCCGGGCCCTGCCCGAAGGGCGGCTCGCCTCCCTCTACCTGGTGAGCGAAACCCCCCCGGGCCTCCTCTTCCGGCCCCTCAGGGTCCTGCACCTACCCAAGCCCTTAAGGAGCCAGGAGGTCCTAAAGGCCCTCGCCCCCTTGAGGGGAGGGACCTAG
- the fabF gene encoding beta-ketoacyl-ACP synthase II — MRRAVITGLGPLTPIGLGAEAFHKAQLAGQSGVRRITRFDASSLPVQIAAEVDVNPEDYLDKKELRRLDRFVQYALIAAELALKDAGLEPEKLNPERVGTLVGTGIGGMETWEAQSKVFLEKGPNRISPFFIPMMIANMASAHIAMRYGFHGPSSTVVTACATGSDAIGNALRMIQLGEADIVLAGGTEAAITPMAIGAFGVMRALSTRNEEPEKASRPFTRSRDGFVMGEGAGVLVVEEYEHAKRRGARIYAELIGFGRSADAHHITEPHPEGLGAALAMERALKDAGVAPEQVGYINAHGTSTPVGDRAEVLAIKRVFGDHARRLMVSSTKSMIGHLLGAAGAVEAIATVQALHHGVIPPTLNLEDPDPELDLDFVPFTPREAKVDYALSNSFAFGGQNAVLLFKRV; from the coding sequence ATGCGCCGCGCGGTCATCACCGGGCTTGGGCCCCTCACCCCCATCGGGCTTGGGGCCGAAGCCTTCCACAAGGCCCAGCTTGCGGGGCAAAGCGGGGTCCGCCGCATCACCCGCTTTGACGCCTCCAGCCTCCCCGTGCAGATCGCCGCGGAGGTGGACGTCAACCCCGAGGACTACCTGGACAAAAAGGAACTGAGGCGCCTGGACCGGTTCGTCCAGTACGCCCTCATCGCCGCGGAGCTGGCCCTTAAGGACGCGGGGCTGGAGCCGGAAAAGCTCAACCCCGAGCGGGTGGGCACCCTGGTGGGCACGGGGATCGGGGGGATGGAGACCTGGGAGGCCCAGAGCAAGGTCTTCCTGGAAAAGGGGCCAAACCGCATCAGCCCCTTCTTCATCCCCATGATGATCGCCAACATGGCCTCGGCCCACATCGCCATGCGCTACGGCTTCCACGGGCCCTCCTCCACCGTGGTCACCGCCTGCGCCACGGGCTCGGACGCCATCGGAAACGCCCTGAGGATGATCCAGCTGGGCGAGGCGGACATCGTCCTCGCGGGGGGCACGGAGGCCGCCATCACCCCCATGGCCATCGGGGCCTTCGGGGTGATGCGGGCCCTTTCCACCCGGAACGAGGAACCCGAGAAGGCCAGCCGCCCCTTCACCCGCTCCCGGGACGGGTTCGTGATGGGCGAGGGGGCGGGGGTTCTGGTGGTGGAGGAGTACGAGCACGCGAAGCGTAGGGGGGCCCGGATCTACGCCGAGCTCATCGGCTTTGGCCGGAGCGCCGACGCCCACCACATCACCGAGCCCCACCCCGAGGGCCTGGGGGCGGCCTTGGCCATGGAAAGGGCTCTGAAGGACGCCGGGGTGGCCCCGGAGCAGGTGGGCTACATCAACGCCCACGGCACCTCCACCCCCGTGGGGGACCGGGCGGAGGTCTTGGCCATCAAGCGGGTCTTCGGGGACCACGCCAGAAGGCTCATGGTCTCCAGCACCAAGAGCATGATCGGCCACCTCCTGGGGGCGGCGGGGGCGGTGGAGGCCATCGCCACGGTGCAGGCCCTCCACCATGGGGTCATCCCCCCCACCCTCAACCTCGAGGACCCCGACCCCGAGCTGGACCTGGACTTCGTCCCCTTCACCCCCAGGGAGGCCAAGGTGGACTACGCCCTCTCCAACTCCTTCGCCTTCGGCGGGCAGAACGCGGTCCTCCTCTTCAAGAGGGTCTGA
- the panB gene encoding 3-methyl-2-oxobutanoate hydroxymethyltransferase produces MRRTVKEFRHAKGKRLVYLTAYDYPTARLAEEAGVDAILVGDSLGMVVLGYPSTVPVTLEEILHHTKAARRGAPETFLVADLPYLSYATLDRALSAAERLLKEGGADAVKLEGGEEVAEIVQGLTRAGVPVMGHVGLTPQTASQLGGFKLQGKRPEEAERILKGALALEAAGAYGVVLEMVPALLAKEITERLSVHTVGIGAGPHTDAQVLVFHDAVGLYGEFKPRFVKRYLEGGKLIREALQRYAEEVRQGVFPGEEHSF; encoded by the coding sequence GTGCGCAGGACGGTGAAGGAGTTCCGCCACGCCAAGGGGAAGCGCCTCGTGTACCTCACGGCCTACGACTACCCCACGGCCCGCCTGGCGGAGGAGGCGGGGGTGGACGCCATCCTGGTGGGGGACTCCCTGGGGATGGTGGTCCTGGGCTACCCCTCCACGGTGCCCGTGACCCTGGAGGAGATCCTCCACCACACCAAGGCCGCCCGCCGGGGGGCTCCGGAGACCTTTTTGGTGGCCGACCTTCCCTACCTCTCCTACGCCACCTTGGACCGGGCCCTTTCCGCCGCGGAAAGGCTTCTGAAAGAGGGCGGGGCGGACGCGGTGAAGCTGGAGGGGGGCGAGGAGGTGGCGGAGATCGTCCAGGGGCTCACCCGGGCCGGGGTGCCGGTGATGGGCCACGTGGGCCTCACCCCCCAGACGGCAAGCCAGCTTGGGGGGTTTAAGCTCCAGGGGAAGCGCCCCGAGGAGGCGGAGCGGATCCTTAAAGGGGCCTTGGCCCTCGAGGCCGCCGGGGCCTACGGGGTGGTCCTGGAGATGGTCCCGGCCCTTCTCGCCAAGGAGATCACGGAGCGGCTTTCGGTGCACACCGTGGGCATAGGGGCCGGGCCCCACACCGACGCCCAGGTGCTGGTCTTCCACGACGCGGTGGGGCTTTACGGCGAGTTCAAGCCCCGCTTCGTCAAGCGCTACCTGGAGGGGGGGAAGCTCATCCGGGAGGCCCTCCAGCGTTACGCGGAGGAGGTGCGCCAGGGGGTGTTCCCAGGGGAGGAGCACAGCTTTTAG
- the lysN gene encoding 2-aminoadipate transaminase has protein sequence MKPVDWSSLFGQGAERIQASTIRELLKLTQRPGILSFAGGLPAPELFPKEEAAEAAAKLLRERGEVALQYGPTEGYTPLRAFVGAWLGVDPEEVLITTGSQQALDLLGKVFLEEGSPVLLEAPSYLGAIQAFRAYGPRFLTVPTGEEGPDLEALREALLRERPRFLYLIPSFQNPASGLMPLAKRQKLLELVMEAGVVVVEDDAYRELYFGERRLPSLFELARSAGYEGVIYLSSFSKILAPGLRVAFAVAPKEALKKLVQAKQGVDLHTPTLNQMLVLELLKEGLPARLERVRQVYREKAQAMLEALDSAMPQGVRYTRPQGGMFVWMELPEGVSSEELFQKAIAEGVAFVPGGPFFANGGGENTLRLSYATMDRARIQEGVKRLARALESLLPLRAR, from the coding sequence GTGAAACCCGTAGATTGGTCTAGCCTTTTCGGCCAAGGGGCGGAAAGGATCCAGGCCTCCACCATCCGGGAGCTCCTCAAGCTCACCCAAAGGCCCGGGATCCTCAGCTTCGCCGGGGGGCTTCCCGCCCCCGAGCTCTTCCCCAAGGAGGAGGCGGCGGAGGCCGCGGCCAAGCTCCTACGGGAGCGGGGGGAGGTGGCCCTCCAGTACGGCCCCACGGAGGGGTACACCCCCCTAAGGGCCTTCGTGGGGGCGTGGCTCGGGGTGGATCCCGAGGAGGTCCTCATCACCACGGGGAGCCAGCAGGCCCTGGACCTCCTGGGCAAGGTCTTCCTGGAGGAGGGAAGCCCCGTGCTCCTAGAGGCCCCAAGCTACCTGGGGGCCATCCAGGCCTTCCGGGCCTACGGGCCGAGGTTCCTCACCGTGCCCACGGGGGAGGAGGGTCCGGACCTCGAGGCCCTAAGGGAAGCCCTCCTGCGGGAGCGGCCCCGCTTCCTCTACCTCATCCCCTCCTTCCAGAACCCCGCCTCCGGCCTCATGCCCCTCGCCAAACGGCAAAAGCTTCTGGAGCTGGTCATGGAAGCGGGCGTGGTGGTGGTAGAGGACGACGCCTACCGGGAGCTTTACTTCGGGGAGAGGCGCCTTCCAAGCCTCTTTGAGCTGGCCCGGAGCGCGGGGTACGAGGGGGTCATCTACCTCTCCAGCTTCTCCAAGATCCTGGCCCCAGGCCTCCGGGTGGCCTTCGCCGTGGCCCCCAAGGAGGCGCTAAAGAAGCTGGTCCAGGCCAAGCAGGGGGTGGACCTGCACACCCCCACCCTCAATCAGATGCTGGTTCTAGAGCTCCTCAAGGAGGGCCTTCCCGCCCGCCTGGAACGGGTGCGCCAGGTGTACCGCGAGAAAGCCCAGGCCATGCTGGAGGCCCTGGACAGCGCCATGCCCCAAGGGGTGCGCTACACCCGGCCCCAGGGTGGGATGTTCGTGTGGATGGAGCTCCCCGAGGGGGTTTCTTCGGAGGAGCTATTCCAAAAGGCCATCGCCGAAGGGGTGGCCTTCGTGCCCGGAGGGCCCTTCTTCGCAAACGGGGGCGGGGAGAACACCCTAAGGCTCTCCTACGCCACCATGGACCGGGCGCGGATCCAGGAGGGGGTTAAGCGGCTTGCCCGGGCCCTGGAGAGCCTTCTGCCCCTAAGAGCCCGTTAA
- a CDS encoding deoxyguanosinetriphosphate triphosphohydrolase → MLFPRERLLELEERLAPYAQKAKDTRGRAHPEPESPYRTPYQKDRDRILHTTAFRRLEYKTQVFPNWAGDYYRTRLTHTLEVVQVARSIARALGLNEDLTEAIALSHDLGHPPFGHTGEKVLDELMRDHGGFEHNAQALRILTHLEVRYPGFRGLNLTHEVLEGIATHETPYAPAFKPAYQGQGTLEAQVVDLSDAIAYAAHDLDDGLRSGLLNPKELQEVPFLKALAQEAGVRLEGMEELSRRVLIRELLGLLITDATLATHRRVEAAGVKSAEEVRRHPRRLAGLSEEVEGHHRALKAFLMERLYRHPEVLRERRKAEAVLEGLFKAYTEAPELLPRHVQERIGEEGLYRAVCDYLAGMTDRFALEEYRRLSP, encoded by the coding sequence ATGCTCTTTCCCCGGGAAAGGCTTCTGGAACTGGAAGAGCGCCTCGCCCCCTACGCCCAAAAGGCCAAGGACACCCGGGGGCGGGCCCATCCAGAGCCCGAATCCCCTTACCGCACCCCCTACCAGAAGGACCGGGACCGCATCCTCCACACCACCGCCTTCCGCCGCCTGGAGTACAAGACCCAGGTCTTCCCCAACTGGGCCGGGGACTACTACCGCACCCGGCTCACCCACACCCTGGAGGTGGTGCAGGTGGCCCGGTCCATCGCCCGGGCCCTCGGCCTCAACGAGGACCTCACGGAGGCCATCGCCCTCTCCCACGACCTGGGCCACCCCCCCTTCGGCCACACGGGGGAGAAGGTCCTGGACGAGCTCATGCGGGACCACGGGGGGTTTGAGCACAACGCCCAGGCCCTCCGCATCCTCACCCACCTGGAGGTGCGCTACCCCGGCTTCCGGGGTCTGAACCTCACCCACGAGGTCCTGGAGGGGATCGCCACCCACGAGACCCCCTACGCCCCAGCCTTCAAGCCCGCTTACCAGGGGCAGGGGACCCTCGAGGCCCAGGTGGTGGACCTCTCGGACGCCATCGCCTACGCGGCCCACGACCTGGACGATGGGCTTAGGAGCGGCCTCCTAAACCCTAAGGAGCTCCAGGAGGTGCCTTTCCTGAAGGCCCTAGCCCAAGAGGCGGGGGTGAGGCTGGAAGGGATGGAGGAGCTTTCCCGGCGCGTCCTTATTCGGGAACTCCTGGGGCTTCTCATCACCGACGCCACCCTGGCCACCCACCGGCGGGTGGAGGCCGCAGGGGTAAAGAGCGCGGAGGAGGTGCGCCGCCACCCACGAAGGCTCGCCGGGCTTTCCGAGGAGGTGGAGGGGCACCACAGGGCCCTCAAGGCCTTCCTGATGGAACGGCTCTACCGCCACCCCGAGGTCTTACGGGAAAGGCGCAAGGCGGAAGCGGTGCTGGAGGGGCTTTTCAAGGCCTACACCGAGGCCCCCGAACTCCTCCCCCGCCATGTCCAGGAGCGGATCGGGGAGGAGGGCCTATACCGGGCGGTCTGCGACTACCTGGCGGGGATGACGGACCGCTTCGCCCTGGAGGAATACCGCAGGCTCTCACCCTAG
- the fabD gene encoding ACP S-malonyltransferase codes for MYAALFPGQGSQRVGMGQGLYRASPAAREVLDRAEAALPGLLKLMWEGPEEELRLTENQQPALLAVGYAAYRAFLERGGPLPHLAAGHSLGEWTALVAAEALGLEDALRLVRLRGRYMQEAVPPGRGAMAAVLKLPLEGIKKALEGLSGVEVANLNAPEQTVISGLKEAVEEAAERLKALRARVVFLPVSAPFHSSLMEPAKARLAEDLKGVPFRRPRFPVYSNVTARPEEDPERIKALLLEQITHPVRWVEILKDMEARGLRRFLEFGPGEVLKGLVARTLEGAEALSVGEPEDLEKAKEVADA; via the coding sequence ATGTACGCCGCGCTCTTCCCCGGCCAGGGCTCGCAGAGGGTGGGGATGGGCCAGGGCCTTTACCGGGCCTCCCCTGCCGCCCGGGAGGTGCTGGACCGGGCCGAGGCCGCCCTCCCCGGCCTCCTCAAGCTCATGTGGGAAGGCCCCGAGGAGGAGCTCCGCCTTACGGAAAACCAGCAGCCCGCCCTCCTCGCCGTGGGCTACGCCGCCTACCGGGCCTTTCTGGAAAGGGGAGGGCCCTTGCCCCACCTGGCCGCGGGGCACTCCTTAGGGGAGTGGACGGCCCTGGTGGCGGCGGAGGCCCTGGGGCTGGAAGACGCCCTTCGGCTCGTGCGCCTAAGGGGGCGGTACATGCAGGAGGCCGTGCCCCCTGGCCGGGGGGCCATGGCCGCGGTGCTGAAGCTTCCCCTGGAGGGGATCAAGAAGGCCCTGGAGGGCCTTTCCGGGGTGGAGGTCGCCAACCTGAACGCCCCGGAACAGACGGTGATCTCGGGGCTAAAAGAGGCCGTGGAGGAGGCGGCGGAGCGGCTTAAGGCCTTAAGGGCCCGGGTGGTCTTCCTGCCCGTCTCCGCCCCCTTCCACTCCTCCCTCATGGAGCCCGCCAAAGCCCGGCTCGCGGAGGACCTGAAAGGGGTGCCCTTTAGGAGGCCCCGCTTCCCCGTCTACTCCAACGTCACCGCAAGGCCCGAGGAGGACCCCGAGCGCATCAAGGCCCTCCTCCTGGAGCAGATCACCCACCCCGTGCGCTGGGTGGAGATCCTGAAGGACATGGAGGCGCGGGGCCTAAGGCGGTTTTTGGAGTTCGGCCCGGGGGAGGTCCTAAAGGGCCTCGTGGCCCGCACCCTGGAAGGGGCCGAGGCCCTGAGCGTGGGGGAACCGGAAGACCTGGAAAAGGCCAAGGAGGTGGCGGATGCGTAA
- a CDS encoding RluA family pseudouridine synthase gives MVRFRKEGVRLDQAVAEALGVSRARAQAWIAEGRVRVGEKVVEKPAYRLRGEEVLVEPPEEKPMVVPEDLSIPVLYEDEDMLVLNKPPGLLTHPAPGVYTGTVVNALLGRYYEVEEAEPPERVRPGIVHRLDKDTSGVLVVAKHGGALEALARAFRDRLVFKRYLALTEGHPKEGTLIAPIGRHPVERHRMHVGGIAARYAETDIALLATQGPYALVEARPHTGRTHQIRVHLKHLRAPILGDELYGRKSPHIPRQALHAYELRLPHPRTGRILEFRAPVPQDMVRAWEALGGVWPEGLVLEPS, from the coding sequence GTGGTGCGCTTTCGTAAAGAAGGCGTCCGGCTGGACCAGGCCGTGGCCGAGGCCCTAGGGGTGAGCCGGGCCCGGGCCCAGGCCTGGATCGCCGAGGGCCGGGTGCGGGTGGGGGAGAAGGTGGTGGAAAAGCCCGCCTACCGGCTTAGGGGGGAGGAGGTCCTGGTGGAGCCCCCGGAGGAGAAGCCCATGGTGGTGCCGGAGGACCTCTCCATCCCCGTCCTCTACGAGGACGAGGACATGCTGGTCCTGAATAAGCCCCCGGGCCTCCTCACCCACCCGGCCCCCGGGGTCTACACGGGCACGGTGGTGAACGCCCTTCTGGGCCGGTACTACGAGGTGGAGGAGGCCGAACCCCCTGAACGGGTGCGCCCCGGCATCGTCCACCGCCTGGACAAGGACACCAGCGGGGTCCTGGTGGTGGCCAAGCACGGGGGGGCCCTCGAGGCCCTGGCCCGGGCCTTCCGCGACCGCCTGGTCTTCAAGCGCTACCTGGCCCTCACCGAGGGCCACCCCAAGGAGGGGACCCTCATCGCCCCCATCGGCCGCCACCCGGTGGAGCGGCACCGGATGCACGTGGGGGGGATCGCCGCCCGGTACGCGGAGACGGACATCGCCCTTCTCGCCACCCAGGGGCCCTACGCCCTGGTGGAGGCCCGGCCCCACACCGGGCGCACCCACCAGATCCGGGTGCACCTGAAGCACCTCCGCGCCCCCATCCTGGGGGATGAGCTCTACGGGAGGAAAAGCCCCCACATCCCCCGCCAGGCCCTCCACGCCTACGAGCTCCGCCTGCCCCACCCCCGCACGGGGCGCATCCTGGAGTTCCGGGCCCCCGTTCCTCAGGACATGGTCCGGGCCTGGGAGGCCCTGGGGGGGGTGTGGCCGGAAGGGCTGGTGCTGGAGCCTTCTTAA
- the fabG gene encoding 3-oxoacyl-[acyl-carrier-protein] reductase: MRKALITGASRGIGRAIALRLAREGFALAIHYGKNREKAEEVAEEARRLGSPLVAVLGANLLEAEAASALVHQAAEALGGLDTLVNNAGITRDTLLVRMKDEDWEAVLEANLSSAFRTTREAVKLMMKARFGRIVNIASVVGLLGNPGQANYVASKAGLIGFTRAVAKEYAARGITVNAVAPGFIETEMTEGLPEEVKKAYLAQIPAGRFGKPEEVAEVVAFLVSEAAGYVNGQTICVDGGLAPH; the protein is encoded by the coding sequence ATGCGTAAAGCGCTCATCACGGGGGCCAGCCGGGGCATCGGCCGGGCCATCGCCTTGAGGCTTGCCCGGGAAGGCTTTGCCCTGGCGATCCACTACGGCAAGAACCGGGAAAAGGCGGAGGAGGTGGCCGAGGAGGCCCGCCGCCTGGGAAGCCCCTTGGTGGCGGTCCTGGGGGCCAACCTCCTGGAAGCGGAGGCGGCCAGCGCCTTGGTCCACCAGGCGGCGGAGGCCCTCGGGGGCCTGGACACCCTGGTGAACAACGCCGGGATCACCCGGGACACCCTTCTCGTGCGCATGAAGGACGAGGACTGGGAGGCGGTCCTCGAGGCCAACCTCTCCTCCGCCTTCCGCACCACCCGGGAGGCGGTGAAGCTCATGATGAAGGCCCGCTTCGGCCGCATCGTGAACATCGCCAGCGTGGTGGGCCTTCTCGGAAACCCGGGCCAGGCCAACTACGTGGCCTCCAAGGCCGGGCTCATCGGCTTCACCCGGGCCGTGGCCAAGGAGTACGCCGCCCGGGGCATCACCGTGAACGCGGTGGCCCCCGGCTTCATCGAGACGGAAATGACAGAAGGCCTCCCTGAGGAGGTGAAGAAGGCCTACCTGGCCCAGATCCCCGCAGGCCGCTTCGGGAAACCGGAGGAGGTGGCGGAGGTGGTGGCCTTCTTGGTCTCCGAGGCCGCGGGCTACGTGAACGGGCAGACGATCTGCGTGGACGGGGGGCTTGCGCCCCACTAG
- the acpP gene encoding acyl carrier protein, translated as MSEQEIFEKVKAVIADKLSVEPEKVTLEARFIEDLGADSLDTVELIMGLEDEFGLEISDEEAEKIRTVKDAVEYIKAKLG; from the coding sequence ATGAGCGAGCAGGAGATCTTTGAAAAGGTGAAGGCGGTTATCGCGGACAAGCTCTCCGTGGAGCCGGAGAAGGTGACCCTCGAGGCCCGCTTCATTGAGGACCTGGGGGCGGACAGCCTGGACACGGTGGAGCTCATCATGGGCCTGGAGGACGAGTTCGGCCTGGAGATCTCCGACGAGGAAGCGGAAAAGATCCGCACCGTCAAGGACGCGGTGGAGTACATCAAGGCCAAGCTGGGCTAA
- the ruvB gene encoding Holliday junction branch migration DNA helicase RuvB: protein MDDLTLRPKTLDEYVGQRRLKEKLRVYLEAAKARGEPLEHLLLFGPPGLGKTTLAHVIAHELGVKLHITSGPAIEKPGDLAAILANTLEEGDILFIDEIHRLSRQAEEHLYPAMEEFRMDIVIGQGPAARSIRLDLPRFTLIGATTRPGLITAPLRSRFGIVEHLEYYSLEELSEGIRRDARLLGVGITEEAALEIARRSRGTMRIAKRLFRRVRDFAQVAKEETITRERALLALEALGLDELGLERRDREILEVLILRFGGGPVGLSTLATALSEDPGTLEEVYEPYLIQQGLLKRTPRGRMATEKAYRHLGFPPPVEPLLEP, encoded by the coding sequence GTGGACGACCTCACCCTAAGGCCCAAAACCCTAGACGAGTACGTGGGGCAGAGGCGGCTCAAGGAGAAGCTCAGGGTCTACCTGGAAGCCGCCAAAGCCCGGGGCGAACCCCTAGAGCACCTCCTCCTCTTCGGCCCCCCGGGCCTGGGGAAGACCACCCTGGCCCACGTCATCGCCCATGAACTGGGGGTCAAGCTCCACATCACCTCGGGGCCGGCCATTGAGAAGCCGGGGGACCTGGCGGCCATCCTGGCCAACACCCTGGAGGAGGGGGACATCCTCTTCATCGACGAGATCCACCGCCTAAGCCGCCAGGCGGAGGAGCACCTCTACCCCGCCATGGAGGAGTTCCGCATGGACATCGTCATCGGCCAGGGGCCGGCGGCGAGGAGCATAAGGCTGGACCTCCCCCGCTTCACCCTCATCGGGGCCACCACCCGCCCGGGCCTCATCACCGCGCCCCTAAGGAGCCGCTTCGGCATCGTGGAGCACCTGGAGTACTACAGCCTGGAGGAGCTTTCGGAAGGGATCCGGCGGGACGCCCGCCTTCTCGGGGTGGGCATCACGGAGGAGGCCGCCCTGGAGATCGCCCGCCGGAGCCGGGGCACCATGCGCATCGCCAAAAGGCTTTTCCGCCGGGTGCGGGACTTCGCCCAGGTGGCGAAGGAGGAGACCATCACCCGGGAAAGGGCCCTCCTCGCCCTCGAGGCCTTGGGCCTGGACGAGCTGGGCCTGGAACGGCGGGACCGGGAGATCCTGGAGGTCCTCATCCTCCGCTTCGGCGGGGGGCCGGTGGGGCTTTCCACCCTGGCCACCGCCCTCTCGGAAGACCCGGGCACCCTGGAGGAGGTCTACGAGCCCTACCTCATCCAGCAAGGCCTTCTAAAACGCACCCCCAGGGGCCGCATGGCCACGGAGAAGGCCTACCGCCACCTGGGCTTCCCCCCACCGGTGGAGCCCCTCTTAGAGCCATGA